The Sesamum indicum cultivar Zhongzhi No. 13 linkage group LG2, S_indicum_v1.0, whole genome shotgun sequence genome contains a region encoding:
- the LOC105156197 gene encoding protein VAC14 homolog has translation MADALSVIPAAVLRNLSDKLYEKRKNAALEVEGIVKQLASSGDHDKITAVINLLTNEYTYSPQANHRKGGLIGLAAATVGLTSEAAQHLDQIVPPVLNSFSDQDSRVRYYACEALYNIAKVVRGDFIVFFNQIFDALCKLSADSDANVQSAAHLLDRLVKDIVTESDQFSIEEFIPLLRERMNVLNPYVRQFLVGWITVLDSVPDIDMLGFLPDFLDGLFNMLSDSSHEIRQQADSALSEFLQEIKNSPSVDYGRMAEILVQRAASPDEFTRLTAITWINEFVKLGGDQLVPHYADILGAILPCISDKEEKIRVVARETNEELRGIHADPGEGFHVQAILSVARRHLSSEWEATRIEALHWISTLLNRHRAEVLSFLNDIFESLLKALSDPSDEVVLLVLEVHACIAKDEKHFHQLIVYLVQNFRVDNSLLEKRGALIIRRLCVLLDAETVYRKLSAILQEESDLDFASIMVQALNLILLTSYELANLRDLLKKSLFNDAGKNLFLSLYTSWCHSPMAIISLCLLTQAYQHASSVIQSLVEEDINVKFLVQLDKLIHLLETPTFAYLRLQLLEPGRYIWLLKALYGLLMLLPQQSVAFKILRTRLKTVPSYSFSGEQFKRLSSGNAFSEVNHFGGSEILEDGMNEDQRNARNGINFASWLQQFERVQQQHRVHSKSQALSRYSSTSSAKVQEVQTPEEPRRPSPVPDMNRPPSRSSRRGPGQLQL, from the exons ATGGCGGACGCGCTATCTGTGATTCCAGCAGCGGTTCTCCGTAATCTCTCGGATAAACTTTACGAGAAGCGCAAAAATGCTGCTTTGGAG GTGGAAGGGATAGTGAAGCAATTAGCATCATCAGGGGATCATGATAAAATCACTGCAGTTATCAATTTGTTGACCAATGAGTACACGTACTCGCCCCAGGCAAATCATCGTAAA GGAGGGTTGATAGGATTAGCTGCAGCAACAGTGGGTTTGACTTCGGAAGCAGCACAACATCTTGAT CAAATTGTTCCACCAGTCCTGAATTCCTTTTCTGATCAAGATAGCAGAGTTCGTTATTATGCCTGTGAAGCTCTGTATAACATCGCCAAG GTCGTGAGAGGTGATTTTATAGTGTTCTTCAACCAAATATTTGATGCACTGTGTAAGCTTTCAGCAGATTCAGATGCCAATGTACAGAGTGCTGCTCATCTTTTAGATAGACTTGTAAAG GACATCGTCACTGAGAGTGATCAATTTAG CATTGAAGAGTTTATACCTTTGTTGAGAGAACGAATGAATGTCCTAAACCCTTATGTCCGGCAGTTCTTGGTGGGATGGATTACTGTTCTAGATAGTGTGCCCGATATTGATATGCTGGGGTTTCTTCCTGATTTTCTTGATG GCTTATTTAACATGCTAAGTGATTCAAGCCATGAAATAAGGCAACAAGCCGATTCTGCACTTTCAgaatttcttcaagaaatcaagaacTCTCCA TCTGTAGATTATGGTCGCATGGCCGAGATACTGGTACAAAGAGCAGCTTCACCTGATGAATTTACTAGACTAACTGCTATTACTTGG ATTAATGAGTTTGTAAAACTTGGTGGGGACCAACTAGTTCCTCATTATGCTGATATTCTTGGCGCAATCCTACCTTGCATATCGGACAAGGAAGAGAAAATAAGAGTT GTTGCTCGTGAAACAAATGAAGAGCTCCGGGGAATCCATGCTGATCCAGGTGAAGGATTTCATGTACAAGCCATCCTCTCCGTAGCCAGGAG GCATCTGTCTAGTGAATGGGAGGCTACACGTATTGAAGCACTGCATTGGATATCAACCCTATTAAATAGACATCGGGCCGAG GTTCTATCATTTCTAAATGACATTTTTGAGAGTCTTTTAAAGGCACTTTCAGATCCTTCTGATGAG GTAGTGCTTTTGGTACTTGAGGTCCATGCTTGCATAGCCAAAGATGAGAAGCATTTTCATCAGCTCATCGTTTACTTGGTTCAAAATTTTCGGGTTGACAACTCTCTCTTGGAGAA ACGTGGTGCTTTGATCATCCGTAGACTGTGTGTACTTTTAGATGCCGAGACAGTTTATAGGAAGCTTTCCGCCATACTTCAAGAAGAATCTGATTTGGATTTTGCATCTATTATGGTTCAG GCTCTGAATTTGATTTTGCTCACTTCATATGAGTTGGCTAACCTTCGAGACCTCCTGAAGAAATCTTTGTTCAATGATGCTGGAAAAAACTTATTCCTCTCTTTATATACATCATGGTGCCATTCACCGATGGCCATTATAAGCCTTTGCTTATTAACTCAG GCTTACCAGCATGCAAGTTCTGTCATTCAATCTTTGGTTGAGGAGGATATTAATGTGAAATTTCTTGTCCAATTGGACAAATTGATCCACCTTCTGGAGACTCCTACTTTTGCCTACCTTAGACTACAG CTTCTTGAACCGGGAAGATATATATGGTTGTTGAAAGCGTTGTATGGTCTTCTAATGTTGCTTCCCCAG CAAAGTGTAGCATTCAAGATTCTCCGCACTAGATTAAAAACTGTACCTTCATACTCCTTCAGTGGTGAACAATTCAAGCGACTGTCATCAGGAAATGCTTTTTCAGAAGTTAATCACTTTGGTGGTTCAGAAATTTTGGAGGATGGTATGAATGAAGATCAAAGGAATGCGCGTAACGGAATAAATTTTGCTTCATGGCTGCAGCAGTTTGAGCGAGTTCAGCAGCAGCATCGAGTGCATTCTAAGTCACAGGCACTATCTCGATACAGTTCTACTTCATCTGCCAAg GTTCAGGAAGTACAAACACCAGAAGAACCAAGGCGGCCTTCGCCAGTGCCAGATATGAACAGACCTCCATCAAGGTCTTCGCGGAGAGGTCCTGGGCAATTACAACTTTAA
- the LOC105156198 gene encoding ankyrin repeat-containing protein At2g01680, which produces MDSKSLRFITHQSFFAAVRSDDLQTLKNLIENEGSDPSSLVALQNDEKETALYIAAENNFFEIFIYLLGFCDLQTVMIRAKSDMDAFHVSAARGHLGIVKELLARWPELCRACNSSNTSPLYSAAVQNHLDVVNAILDADLSSIRIVRKNGKTALHTTARYGQLDIVKALIGRDPGIIPIKDKKGQTALHMAVKGQDTSVVDELLETDHSILNERDKKGNTAVHIATRKSRSQIVALLLTYRSIDVNAINNQRETAMDIADKLQYGTPALEIKEALIDAGAKHARHVGQVDEAMELKRTVSDIKHEVQSQLIQNEKTQRRVSGIAKELKKIHREAVQNTINSVTVVAVLVASIAFVALFNLPGLYLTDGAEAGEARIADTVAFRVFCLLNATALFISLSVVVVQITLVAWDTRAQKQVVSVVNKMMWAACISTCGAFLSISFVVVGKKGSWMATTITVLGAPILVGTLISLCYFVFRQHFGIFGSDSQRRIRRASGSKSFSWSYSANFSDLDDYNSDEKIYAL; this is translated from the exons ATGGACTCCAAGTCCTTAAGATTCATAACCCACCAATCATTCTTCGCTGCCGTCAGATCTGATGACCTTCAGACCCTCAAGAACCTTATCGAGAATGAAGGGTCTGATCCATCTTCTTTGGTCGCCCTTCAAAATGATGAGAAGGAAACTGCGCTGTATATCGCCGCTGAGAATAATTTCTTTGAGATTTTCATCTACTTGCTCGGTTTCTGCGACTTGCAGACTGTCATGATCAGGGCTAAATCGGACATGGATGCCTTCCATGTCTCAGCAGCAAGGGGACACCTCG GAATTGTGAAGGAACTTCTTGCCAGGTGGCCTGAGCTTTGTAGAGCATGCAACTCCTCAAACACAAGCCCTCTTTATTCAGCTGCTGTCCAGAATCATCTAGATGTAGTGAATGCGATATTAGATGCAGATCTGAGCTCAATAAGGATTGTgaggaaaaatggaaaaactgCGTTGCACACAACAGCGAGATATGGCCAATTGGATATTGTAAAAGCACTTATTGGAAGGGATCCAGGGATTATCCCTATCAAAGACAAGAAAGGCCAAACTGCTCTGCATATGGCTGTAAAAGGTCAGGATACTTCTGTGGTTGATGAATTACTGGAAACTGATCATTCAATATTGAATGAACGGGACAAGAAGGGGAATACTGCTGTGCACATAGCCACACGGAAAAGCCGTTCTCAG ATAGTTGCCCTTTTGCTGACGTATAGATCCATTGATGTCAACGCCATTAACAATCAACGTGAAACTGCAATGGACATAGCTGACAAACTCCAATATGGAACACCTGCTCTGGAAATTAAGGAAGCTCTCATAGATGCTGGTGCCAAGCATGCAAGACACGTTGGCCAAGTTGATGAAGCAATGGAACTCAAAAGAACTGTGAGCGACATTAAGCATGAAGTGCAGTCCCAACTCAtacaaaatgagaaaacaCAGAGACGAGTTTCTGGCATTGCAAAAGAACTTAAAAAGATTCACAGGGAAGCCGTCCAAAACACCATTAACTCTGTGACAGTAGTAGCTGTTCTTGTTGCCTCGATTGCTTTTGTCGCATTGTTCAACTTGCCTGGTCTGTATCTGACAGATGGTGCGGAAGCAGGGGAAGCCCGCATTGCTGATACTGTTGCTTTTCGTGTTTTCTGCCTTCTGAATGCTACAGCACTGTTCATTTCTTTGTCGGTGGTTGTTGTTCAGATCACTCTGGTTGCCTGGGACACAAGGGCTCAGAAACAAGTCGTCTCCGTAGTGAACAAGATGATGTGGGCTGCCTGTATTAGCACCTGTGGAGCATTCCTGTCGATATCTTTTGTTGTCGTTGGAAAGAAAGGCTCCTGGATGGCAACAACTATAACCGTGTTGGGTGCTCCCATTCTTGTCGGTACTCTAATTAGTTTGTGCTACTTTGTCTTCCGACagcattttgggatttttGGTAGTGATTCTCAAAGACGCATCAGGCGTGCAAGTGGAAGTAAATCTTTCTCATGGTCTTATTCTGCAAATTTTTCGGACTTGGATGACTATAACTCAGATGAGAAAATTTATGCATTATGA
- the LOC105156199 gene encoding defensin J1-2-like, which yields MASFLRLFAAVFLMLMLVFSSGMVAEARICESKSHRFRGICVRKANCAAVCQTEGFHGGRCRGFRRRCYCTKHC from the exons ATGGCCAGTTTTCTGAGGTTGTTTGCTGCTGTTTTCCTCATGCTCATGCTTGTTTTCTCCTCTG GAATGGTGGCAGAGGCAAGGATATGCGAATCAAAGAGCCACCGGTTCAGGGGAATTTGCGTGAGAAAAGCCAATTGCGCGGCGGTGTGCCAGACTGAGGGTTTCCACGGCGGCCGCTGCCGGGGCTTCCGCCGCCGGTGTTATTGCACTAAGCACTGTTAA